AAAAATACGGGATGATGACGAGCCATCTCAAGTTCTTCACGCGTTTTCCCTCCCCTGTTTTGCCTGGATGCTGGCGATGTATCGGATGAAAATAGTTGCGAGCGCGATGACGATGAGGAGGATGACGATGCTATAAGAGCTGCCCAGTCCGATTTTGTAGCCGCGAAACATGACTTGATAGAGCAGGGCACTCAATGTTTGGGTCGCGCGATCATTGGGTCCCGTGACAGCCATGACGAGATCAAATTGCTTGAGGGCGTCTGTGGTGCGCAACAGGACTGCGAGGAAGAGCAGGGGGGAGCACAGGGGTAGGGTGATGCGCCGAAAGACAGTCCATCGAGATGCCCGGTCAATGGCCGCGGCTTCGTAGAGGTGATTGGGGATGGCGTTGAGGCCGGCAAGGGCGATGAGCATCATAAATGGCGTCCACATCCAGATGTCGATCATGAGGATGGAGAAGAGTTTCAAATCGGGGTCGGTTAGCCATTGCGGTTGGAAGAGGCCAAGGACGGATAGTGCTTGATTGACGACGCCGTAGTGGCCGTTGAGGATAAAGTTCCAGTACAGGCCCATGACTGCGGGAGATAGCATCATGGGGACCAGGAGTATGGTGGTGATGGCGGGTTTGCCCAGGAAGGGTTTTTGAAGGGCGAGGGCAAGGGCAAAGCCGAGCAGGAGTTCGGTCGCGACTGCCAGGACCACGAATAGCCCGGTGGTGCGAAGGGCAGTGCCATAGCGCGTGTCGTCAAAGATGACGCCGTAGTTGCGCCCACCCACGAGTCGCGCAATGCCGCCACTGAGTTCGGCATCGGTAAAGCTGAGGTAGATGTTGTAAAAGAGGGGAAAGATGTTGAACGCGATCAGAAAGATCAGTGCTGGACCCACAAAGCCGTATTTCAAAACGCTGTCTTTCACGCGCATTCTCGAAAGGGATAGAGGGATGGATACCGCGATGGGGCGTCGCTTACTGTTCTCGTTTTCTGCGAAGTGCCACTACTTGTTTAAATATCTCTGAAATATTGCCACCATTGCGGGAGTGCAATAGCATCTGCTCTTTTGATATGACCATCATGGTGCCTTCTTTATCGTCGGGATAACGGCAAAAGCTCGATTTTACCGCTTCGCCCGTGATACAACAATATTTTTCCACCGGGATTTCTTGTTCGGTATCCAGCCTGGTGGTGGTGGGTTCCAGGTCTTTGTTTGCCTCTTCGTATTCGGTGAATATTTCCGAGATTTTGGCGGCCATGATGCGATCTCCTGTTGTGGTGTTTGTAGAGCGTGAAATGATATGTAAAAAGCCCCGATATGTAAAGGAAAATTACGGATAAAGGGGTAATTTCAAACTTTGAATAAGAAGTGTATCACATCGCCATCAAAGATCTCTGCGTCTTTTCCTTTGACCATGAGCTTGCCCGCTGCTTTTACTTTTTGCTCGTCTCCCAATGCGATTAAGTCTTCGTAGCGCATGACTTCGGCCCGGATGAATCCCCGCTTGATGTCTCCGTGAACTGCGCCGCCCGCCTGCGGTGCCAGAGAACCTCTCGGGATGGTCCAGGCGTGTACTTCGTCGTTGACGACTGTGAAGAATGAGATCAAGCCCAGGGTTTTGTAACACAATAAGGTGAGCCGATCCAGCGCGGGTTGTTCAATGCCGAGGTCGGCGAGAAATTCTTCGCGTGTTTCGTCGTCGAGCAGGGAGATTTCTTCTTCGATTTGTGCGGATATTGCGATCCATTCAAAACCACAGTCGGCAAAATCAGCGGATAGTTCATCTATAATTTTATCGTCGTTGATCTGGTCTTCGTCTGTGTTCAGTACTGCGATTACTGCTTTGATGGTTAAGAAGGGATAGCTGGATGTCAGTTTTACTTCGTCCGAGGTCAGTGGAAATTGACGCAGGGGGTTTCCGGCTTCCAGGTGCGCCTGCATGCGCGTCATTAAGTCCTTTTCTTGCTCTATTCGCAGCCTGTCTTTTGCGTGTCGGTCTTTTGCCAGGCGTTCCAGTCGCTTTTCTACAAAGATCAGGTCGGCGAGCAATAGTTCTTCCCAAAAAGCCCGTATGTCGCGTTTGGCATCTATGTTGCCCGCTATGTGAAAGACGGTGTCGTTTTCAAATACCCGGATGAGGAAGCAGATGACATCTACCCGCTCCAGGTCTTGAAAAACAGGTATGTTGCGTTCGGCCTGTGTGTCCAGGTCGGGCAATAGCACAAATGCGATTTCCGCAGGTACTTCGCGTGCGGGTTTGTACATTTCCACGAGTCGATCAAACCGCTCATCCCGCACTTTTGCCTGTCCCATTTCACCTGTGTGTCCGGTTAGTAAGCGGAATAGCGTTTTTTTACCGACCTGCGGCAATCCAATTAGCCCGAGTCTCATGGCGGTAATATTCCTTACTCCCTCAGAGGAGAGGGGACCAAAATCCATTGACGGATGCGAAACGGTGTTTTAATATACTAAAAATTGCAGGAAAAAATACTGAAGACGGGAAAGGAGTTTACCGTGAAAACTGTCGAACTCGGCACGACCGGTATATTGGTTTCTCAACTCAGTTTTGGTACTGGTACCAATGGCTGGGGCGGGCGTTCCAACCAGACGGATCTGGGGACGCGCGAACTTGTTGACTTGCTTATCTATGGCTTTGAGCGAGGTGTTACGTTTTGGGATAGTGCCGATCAATACGGCAGTCATGCCCATCTCGCAGGTGCATTGGCGCATATCGATCGCGAGCGGGTTGTGATTACGTCCAAGATTCGCGCTACTACAGCCTATGAGACGGCGTGCGATATGGATCGCATTTTGGGCGAGTTAGATACGGATTATATCGATATTGTTCTTATGCACTGTCTGACAGATGAAGACTGGCCCAGTTCCTATCGGGGCGTTATGGATGTCCTGGCGGATAGAAAGCAAAAAGGCATCATTCGCGCGCACGGTGTTTCCTGTCACGATATTGATGCCTTCCAGCAAGCGGCTCTCACCCCATGGGTGGATGTTGTTTTGGCGCGTATCAACTATGCAGGGAAGAATATGGATGGTCCGCCCGAACGCGTTGTTCCCATTCTGGAAGAGATGGATGCCAACGATATCGGCGTTTACGGGATGAAAGTCGTAGGCCGCGGCGATTTGCCCGCACGCGATGCCATCCACTATGTTCTCGATATTCCAGCGGTTGACGCGATTACTGTTGGGATGATGAATCGCAGCGAAATCGACGAGAATATCGGCCATGTCGAAGCGCATAGCACCGTGTTGCTGCCTGTTTAAAGGCGGTGAGAGGTGAGAGAGGGTAGGGCGGTCCTCTTACCTCTTACCTGCTTCTCTCCTCTATCCTCTCAATCTCATCTCGAATTATTCCCGCGTCTTCGTAGCGCTCTTCTTTAACAGCTTTATTCATTTGTTCTTTCAAGACTTCCAGCAATTCATCTGGTTCCAGGTCCCGTCCATGCGAATCAACACCCTGTATTGGTTGCTCGGCTGCCTGCGCGATGTCTAAGACGGGTTCTTCAGGTATTTCCTGGGGTGGATTTAGCTGTTCAAGCTCATAACCGTATTCGGTGGGCTGGACTTTGAATCCCACTTGTTGAATGATTTTGGCATCCATATAGATGGGTGCGCCGAATTTGAGTGCGAGTACGATGCTATCACTGGGGCGGGCGTCTAAACGCACTTGCTCACCTCGAGCAAAGAGGATGAGTTCGGCATAGAAGATATGGTCTTTCAAATCGACTATCTGCACTTTTTCAACTTCGGCATCAAAATGTGCCAGCACTGCACACATCAAATCATACGCAAGAGGTCGCGGCATGGATTTACCTTCGAGTTCTGAACGAATAGACCGATATTCGACATGACCAATTTCAATGGGTACCATTACACTGCCTTCAACGCTTTGCAGCCACACGACGTTCTGTTCCGTCTGATCTTGACGTATATCCACAACCCGCATTTCAATCATGATGTCCGCCTTCCATCGCAGTGAAAATTATGTGTAACTGTAAGGATAGTTAAAAATTTACCGTATGCAAGTTGAAATTTCCACCTCGTACTTGTTTGGAGATTGCAATGCAACTTTCTCTCTCTGTCCGCGTGGCCGAAAGTTTTCGCAATAAGCGCAATTTGACTATTGCTTTGCCCGATCTCGCGGAGATTGCCCAGCGCGCGGGTTATAAAGCACTTTGTATGCGCGCTTCGGGTGTGGGTACGCACAGTCCGCCCGAACGCATTGTTGAAGTACAACGTATTTTGAAGAGGCACAATCTCGCGGTTTCAATGGCGACTGGCGATTTTGCCATTCCTGAAAATGGTGCGGACGGACCGGATAGCTTGCGGAATATTACCCCACATCTCGATCTGGCAGACGCGCTTGGCTGCGATTTACTGCGCGTCTGTATGAAGACCGATGCAGATATCGCGCACGCCCAGCGCGCAGCCGATGAGGCAGCCGAGCGGGAGATACGTCTGGCACATCAATCGCATACCCAGAGTCTTTTTGAGACGGTGACGGGATCGATTGAGACGCTTCAGAGTATTGGCCGACCGAATTTTGGGATTATTTACGAGCCTGCAAATTTGGCTCTGTGCGGTGAAGACTACGGTCCCGAGACCCTCAAACGCTTTGCGCCCTATCTCTTTAACGTCTATTTGCAAAATCACGTTCCAGACCCCAATGGCGATATGCCGATGACCACCTGGGTGCGGGGCACGGTTTATTCCACTTTGCGACCACTGGATGAATCTGGTGGAATAGATTTTCGAGAAGTTTTTGATGGGCTACACAGTATCAATTACCGCGGGTACGTGACGCTACATCACGCCTTTGGCGGAGATCTGCCGCCCGATGAGGCCGCGACCCGGTCTGCGAATTTTCTGAGGTCTTTTTTGTAATCACTGACCGCTTTTCACAAATATCTGCTCGTGAAATACTGGCCGACTCCAGCCCAGAAAGGCGTTGTCGGCCACGTTTTGATATGGGACATTGCCCAGGCGACTGCTGGCTCCCCAGACGTGGTACGCGGAACCGATGGTGATGATGGGGACGTTTTCCGTGTGGAGGTCGCGCACGCGGGTCATGTATGTGCGGAGTTTTGCGGTATCGACGGTGGTCATGGCCAGGCGGACGTATTTGGTGGCTTCGCGCAGCCAGGGGGGACCTTCGTCCCAGGCTTTCTGATGCCAGTAGGGTACGTTTTTAGCCAGGATAGCCCAGCCAATGGGATAGGTTAAGGGGGCGTTGGGTCCTTCGAGGCCCCAGTAGTGAACGTCGTATTCGCAGTTGTAGCGGCGAGGGACGATGATGTCGCGCAGACCGCCGTTGAGGTTGACTTTGATCCCTACGGCTCGCCAGTGGTCTGCAACCAGTTCAGAGACGGGTTGGCCGTTGAACATGCCGCCGGGGTGCACGAAGTCGATGGTGAGTTCAAAGCGCGAGCCGTCTCGCAGTTCGCGGATGCCGTCGCCATCGGTGTCGATATAGCCTTCGCTGTCGAGGAGGCGTCTGGCTTTGTCGGGGTTGTATTCGGCGTATTTTTTATAGGCTTTTGGAGAAAAGTAAGGGCTTATAGGCCCAAAGGAATAGCCCGAGGGGTCGAGGAGGCCGTGGAAGACTATTTCGTCGATTTCTTCGCGGTTTATCGCATGTGAGAGCGCAATGCGGACGTTTTTGTTGCGAAAAGCTTCTCGCAATGCGGGCCTGGGAGCGTCCCAGTTGAGGTGGTAGGCCGGTCCTCTGTTGGGTCCGGTGAGTCGGAGATTGAATTTTCCGGTTTTCTCTTTTACTTTGAGGGTGGGGAACATGTCGATGCGGGTATAACGCCCGATCAGGTCGAGTTCGCCGTTGATGAATTTTAGCAGAATGACCTGAGGGTCCTGGATGATGTTGAATACGATGCGGTCGGCATAGGGAAGCTGGTTGCCCGCTGTGTCTATTTTCCAGTAGTAGGGGTTGCGTTCATAGATGATGCGCTGACCCCGAATCCATTCGACGGGGATCCAGGCGGAGATGCGGGGGATGCCGGGCTGCAGGAGCAATTGCGCGCGTGTCGTGGCTTCTCGAAAGGCGTTGTAATCGGTTTTGGGATTGTATTTGGGGTGCAGGGGGGACAGGACGTGTTTTGGCGCGGCGATTAGAGCGCGGCTGAGTTCGTGGAGTACGCGGCCCAGGGGTTTGGGCGAGGAGATTTCAAGTGTGTGTGTGTCGATTTTTTTGAACCGCATGGGTTTGCCATCTACCATCCATCCGGCTGGTGGAAAGGGGTTTTGACGGGCGTTGTCGTCAAAGGTCATGTCGTAATACCAGAAGAGGATGTCGTCAACGGTGAATGGATGGCCGTCGGACCATTTGACGCCTTTGCGGAGTTTGAAAATTGCGACTTTGCCACTGTCCTCATAGGTGAAGTGCTCGGCCAGGTTGTATTGGATGCTGTTTGGAAAGGGGCGTTCGTAGCCCATCAGGTTTTCGTTGAGGGTTTTGTTGGGTCCCGGGGTTTGCACGATGTCGCCAGTGAGGGCGCGTCTCAGTGTGCCGCCGTAGGTGCCGATTGCTTCGATGGGTACGATGACGAGGGGATTTTTGGGTAGGCGGTCAGAGATGGGTGGGAGGTTGCCTTGTTTGACCTGTTGTGAGAACATGGGGGCTTCGTTAAAGGTGCGTTTCTGGAGTATAGCGGGGTCGATTTTGAGGGGGGCACGGGTTTGAGGTGCTTGCTTTTGAGCGCTGGATGTGGATTGGGTGGGTATGTTCTGTCCCGGGTCGGGAGCGAGGCATCCGAGTAAGAGAAGAGATAGGCAGAAGCAGGGTAAATGGTGTTTCATGTTAAACGCTAAGAGGTTCACTATGGGTATCCTGAACCGGGGCGAACGCGCTCCCGACTTTGTTCTTCCGATAATGGACGGTTCTCAAACGCGCTTTTATTCCCGCGCAGGCGGTCGTCCGACGCTTTTGATTTTTACCGGGGGAGAACAGGTTTTAGAAGGCTTGGAGGTTTCGGGGGAGGTAGATGTTTTTGTTGTTGGTCCATCGGAACTCGCGAAGGCCAATGTCACTGTATTTATTGACGGTGAAAACGCGGTTGGCAAGGCTTATGGTATCGAGGGAGATTTTGCCGCGTTTGCTCTGGATGCCAATCTGCGGGTTCTGTCGGGCATTGAGGACCCGCAGGCATTTGATCAGGTTTATCGTGCGCTTGAGAGCCTGCCTTCTCATCTGGCGATTGATGTCGATGTCCAGGCTCCAGTTCTCCTTATTTCCAATGTTCTGACTCCGGATATCTGCCAGGCGCTTATCAATGTGTGGGCGACACAGGGCAATATAGAAACCGGTGTAGAAAGTTCCAAATCTGGCGTTCGGCGCGATGTTATCGATTATGAGAACAAAAAGCGGCGAGACCACGAGGTTACCGATGCCCGCCTTTTGCGGTTGCTTACTTCTACGGTGGGGCGCCGGGTTATGCCCGAGGTTCAACGCGCTTTTCACTACAGAGCGACGCGTTTTGAGGGTTTTAAGATCGCGTGTTATGATTCGGAGAGTGGGGGTTTTTTTCGCGCCCACCGCGATAATCTCAGTCCTTCAACTGCCCACCGTCGCTTTGCGCTTACGCTCAATCTCAATGATGATTATACAGGTGGGTATCTCGTTTTTCCCGAGTTTGGTCCCCATCGCTATCGCCCGTCAGCAGGCGATGCGATCGCGTTTTCCAGTTCTTTTCTCCACGAGGTCCAGCCCGTGACCCGGGGACGTCGGTTTACGTTGCTTTCGTTTTTGTTTCATGAGGCGCAGAGGCGGTAGCGAAACTCACACTATGTCCCAGTCCGTGCGATGGCCTTCTTCGAGAAAGGCTGCCAGTAGTTGGATCGTGGCTTCGATGTCGTCTTTGTCGGCCAATTCGATAGAGGTATGGACGTACCGCGTGGGGATGGATAAGGTGATTACGGGTACTCCGGCTCGAATTCGCTGTATGCCACCTGCGTCTGTGCCGCCCCGGGGTAGTATTTCCATCTGGTATTTGATGTCGCGCTCTTTTGCGAGGGTTTTCATGTGCGTGACTAATCCCGGATGTGAAATTGAACTGGAATCCTGTATTTTTATCGCAGCGCCTTCTCCCAGGCGCGTGACCTGTTCGTGTTCGGGGATGCCCGGTATGTCGGCTGCCAGTGTGATGTCCAGTGCTACGCCTACGTCTGGATTTACGCCGAAGGCACTCGCGGTTGCACCTCGCAGGCCAATTTCTTCCTGTACTGTGGCTACGGGATATGTTTCAAAGGCGAAGGATTCAGCCCGTTTTACGGCTTCGATCATGACATATACGGCGATCCGATTGTCCATGGCTTTGCAACTTACGCCGTTGCCGATTTCGACAAAGTCGCGTTGCAGTGTGACCATTGCGCCGATTTCGATTTCTTCTTTGACGTCGTCGGCTGACATGTAGAGATCTACGACAAAGTCACTGACGTCCAGCTTTTTGTTGCGGTCGGCTTCTGTCTGGATATGCGGGGGTTTTACGCCGGGATACAACAGGCCGATGTGATCTTTTTCAATGCCGGCGACGGTGACGCGCTGTGCGACCATGTTGCGGGGATCGTGCCCGCCGAGGGGTACGAGGCGCAAGAGGCCCTGTTTGTCGATGTGGGATACGACAAAGCCTATTTCGTCCATGTGCGCGGCCAGCATCAGTTTTTTGGGGTTTTCGCCCGCGCTTGCGTTCTTTTTGATTATCAAGTTGCCCATTCCATCTACGCGAAGTTCATCTGCGATGGGTTCCAACTCTCGCCGCACGATTTCGCGCAATCGCTCTTCACGCCCGGGTACTCCCGAGCATTCACACAATTCTTTTAATAGCTCCATGCTGATCTCCTGTTATTGATTAGGCGAGGAATAGTAGGTTCAGGAATATAGCAGGTTAATATGGTCTGGCAAAGAGGCTTTTCACACTGGTCTCCAGACAGCGGTGCTCCTGCTGCCAGATTCTTCTTGCATTTTTTTATCCCTATCGACTAATTTTTGAGCCTGATCACAATTCTATACCACGTAAGGAGGACGAGATGGCCAAGGCCAGTGTTTTTGTCAGTTCAGTGCTCGACGCTTCAGTAGATGCTGTGTGGGAAAAAATTCGCGATTTCAATGCGCTGCCCGAATGGCATCCCGCGATTGCAGATAGCCATATTGAAGGTGGTGAACCCAGCGATAGCGTGGGCTGTATTCGCAATTTTAATTTGCATGATGGCGGGAATATTCGCGAACAATTGCTGACGTTGAGCGATGTTACTTTTACGTGTACGTATTCTATTCTCGAGTCGCCTATGCCGGTTGAAGATTATGTGGCAACGCTGAATTTGACGCCTGTTACGGATGGCAATCGGACGTATATTCAGTGGACCGCAGAATTTGGCTGTCCGGCAGATGAGGAAGATGAGCTTGTCGATTTTGTCGGCAATGGGGTTTTTCAAGGTGGTTTTGATTCGCTGAAGCGTATCTTGGAAAAATAAAAAAATCCCGTTAAAATTTTAACGGGATTTTTCAACGACTATAGGCCGAACCAGTAATTCACTTTGGCCAGAAATATGTTGTCGCCTTCGTCGCCAAAGGCGTGCCACATGCCAGGCCAGGGATCAAACGGAGGGTCTGGCATATCAAAGGATGCCTGTCTCGATTGCGACCAGACGATAAATAAGGTGCTGCCGGGCCGATATTCCCAACGGAACACCATGTTGCTTTTGAGCGAACGCCGGCTAAAATCCGGATCGTCGTCGAGTGTACCTGTAAATGGATTGAATTGGTATGTTGCGGGTCGTGCCAATTCGCTGAATGTCGCGTAGTTCCCAGCGGTGACAAACTGCTGTAAAAACATCTGCAAGCTCATGGTGGGGGTAAAGCTCAGCGTAATGCGCGTGGTGACATCCCATACCCGACTCGTCAGGTCGCCAAAGATAAACTGATCGAAGAGTTCATCGTTATCTGAATCAAGATTTTTTACCCATTGTGCTTTGTGGGTTCTTTTTTCGCGTCGTCATCGTTATCTGAATCCAGATTTTTTACCCATTGTGCTTTGTGGGTTCTTTTTTCGTATTTCGGACGAAAGTCGATTGTGAAATTGGGTATGGGGCGAATGCGGAAACTCAATGTGTACGAGTTTCTAAATTTGTCGCCTCCGTCATAGCGTTCGCCATTGCCATATAAATTCACTTGCACGACTTTTCGGCTGTCTGAACCCACGCCATACCAGTAGCGGATGCCCGCCGGGCGTTTTACCATTGGACCGCCGCGCGTGAGCAGATCGTTCATTGCGGAAAACTCGCGGTTGATGCCCACATTCCACCAGTAGTTGTTCTTCAAATTATGCCACGTGTTAAAATTCAAGCCCCGTCTTAAAATTTCGCCATCGTAGTTCCAGTGCTGCCAGCCATTGATGTTAAATCCGGATTCCTCGGCGAGGGCCCAGGGCTTGTGGATCTGTGCATAAATATGCCATCCTGCTTGAATGCGATTTGCGCGGTTCATAAAGCCGAGGTCGTTTACATTGAAGTGCCGAGATCGCGCTTCAAAATACGCCTGTCCGCCATAGGTGCCGGAGAATTTGGAAAAATAGAGCGCGTATTCATATCCGCCCTCGCGCCTGCCGTCGTCTGTACGCCGAGAGCCGGTGATGCGAGAAAACAGGCGATAGGCATTGTCCTTCCATTTTATTTCTCCATCTACACTGCCGACGTAAGCCGGATCGAAGTTTTTGCCATTCATAGCGGTAACCGTTGCACCCAATACAGATCCTTCGCTTAAATCTTGCTGCAAGCGGCCAACAAAGAAGTTGGTTATGGGTTCGATGCGGAACCGCGACCGTACGGAATCTGTCTGCCCGTGCCTTGCCTGTTTGATCAGGGCGTATTCATCATTGGTTACGGCATCTACTATACCGAAGGATAGTCCGCGTCCGGTTTTACCCGACAACTTTAATGCGCCCAGAATTGTTGTGCCGTCTGGCTTGTCGATTGTTTTGCTGTCATCTGGCGTGTCAAAACGTCCGGGGCGTTTGCCAATGCGGCGGGAGTGGAACAGGCGAACCGGGCCATCAATGCCCACGATGCCGGGACCGCTGGATTTGAAAATGGCGTCGCCTTCAATAAAAAAAGGACGACGTTCCTCGAAGAATGTTTCAAATACGCCGAGGTTGAGCACTGAGGGATCGGCTTCAACCTGTCCAAAGTCGGGATTGATCGTGGCGTTTATTGAGATATTCGACGTCAGGCCATAGCGCATATCTACGCCCATTGAACCAAAAAGATCTCGTCCGCTGGGCACAGCCTCATTTTTGGGGACGAATGAGCTTCGACCGACGAGATATGGAATGACTTCAAAAGCGCGCTTTGGATGAATTCCTTCAATGCCTGTTAAATGCCCAAAACGAGATACCCAGCCCGGCTCACTTGGCGACTTCCACTGCCAGCGCACATCTTCTCGCTTGCGAGATATTTTGCGCGTTACATTGATTCCCCAGGTGTATTGCTTTTTTGGATCAAATCGCAAAACGTGATAAGGGATCTTGTATTCGGCAGACCAACCCGAATCGACAATGGCCGCACGCGCTGTCCAAACGCCATCCCAGGTATCGTCTTCCCAGGTATCCTTAAATAGTATGCCATCAGTTGTCCATCCCGATGGTCCTGCGACAAAAAAAGCACCTGTGCGATGATCGTGAAAAGGATCCAAATTTAGCGAAATACGGTCTGATTCCAACCACCTATCTTTACGCGCGAGAGGAGCCACAATGCTGTCTGGCGCGCTGTCGTAACACATAAAACCAAAGTAGATTGCTTCGTCATCATACGCGACCTGGACTGTTGTGAGCTCAGTTGCCGGTTTGCCTTCGTCTGGCTCGCGCTGGCGAAAATTCGAAGATTTGGGTGCGGTTTGCCAGATCGGATCATTGAGCAGGCCATCGATTTTGGGCGCAGGTGAACTTACCCGCACTGCGGTCATTGTCCGAATAGAATCGGCGGGTGCTTCATGCGCTTCACACCAGCCAGATAACACAGCAAAAAATAAGATGTAGAGATAGGATTTCAAATAGACTATTCCTTTTTTGATTTGAGAGAGGCACGTCCTGAACCGCCTATTTGACATAGCTAATCAGCCACCTGTTTCAACTTCTAACCCATACATAAAAAAAATGGGGCAAGCTGTATAGCTCGCCCCATTCAACCGCGAATTTTCCTGAATTTAGTTTGATTTCTCTGGATCTGTTGACCTCCTTTTACTGCATTGATCCTTTGAAAGCCGTCATATCTACGGGGTCGGGATTTTCAAATACCGAGGTGGGTAATGTATCAAAGACGGCAATATCCGTATGCTTGCGTTCGCCTCTGCGCGTTGATCCGCGTCCGTCTGAGAGCAGAATGTTGCCGTGTTTTGTCCAGTTTGTCCACGGGCTGCGGAATCGCGGTTCTGCGTCCGATGCGTTGCGATAAAATGCCCATTCTGTGACCAGGTTGTGTTCTTGATCTACCCATACATCGTATTTGTTTTGTGGGCTGACGCCGGTGTCTTGAAAGGTGAGAGTCAATTTGTGTGCGGGGCGGTCGTTCAGGGTTTTGTCTTCGCCGCTGTATTTTAAGGTGACGCCCGAGTCTTTCAATTTATAGGGCATGACGAGCCAGTAAGAGTCGTTGATCCACCGCCTGTAACCCTGATTCATGTATTTTTTTACTGAGTCGGGGTTTGTTTGCTCTGTTCCTCCGAACCAGACGCGGCCTTTTTTGGTGTTTATGTTCGTCAAGATGAGCATGTCCCCGTCTTCATGCCGCAGGTTGCCCGTCCATTTGTCCCATACGTGCAGGCGCCGTCCAAAAAAACGCCATGTGATGTACCGGGTCTGATTCCAATTTTCCCATCCACCCATTTTTTTCATGACTGCATCGGCAATTTCTATTGCTTTTGCGTCGGATTCTGATTGGTTGAATCCTTCGGCGGCGGGATTGGTTTCCGCCATGGCTTTTGAGGCAGTCAGGGTCAACAATAATGCGAGAATCGTCAGTCGAGTAATCATATATCCTCCTTGTATAATGCGTGTGGCAATTATTTCCGCTTGCTTGCGATTTGGATTACGTCCTATATTGCGGACCCGTAATTTACGCAACGGGGTACGATTGC
This genomic interval from Gemmatimonadota bacterium contains the following:
- a CDS encoding M42 family metallopeptidase; the encoded protein is MELLKELCECSGVPGREERLREIVRRELEPIADELRVDGMGNLIIKKNASAGENPKKLMLAAHMDEIGFVVSHIDKQGLLRLVPLGGHDPRNMVAQRVTVAGIEKDHIGLLYPGVKPPHIQTEADRNKKLDVSDFVVDLYMSADDVKEEIEIGAMVTLQRDFVEIGNGVSCKAMDNRIAVYVMIEAVKRAESFAFETYPVATVQEEIGLRGATASAFGVNPDVGVALDITLAADIPGIPEHEQVTRLGEGAAIKIQDSSSISHPGLVTHMKTLAKERDIKYQMEILPRGGTDAGGIQRIRAGVPVITLSIPTRYVHTSIELADKDDIEATIQLLAAFLEEGHRTDWDIV
- a CDS encoding SRPBCC family protein translates to MAKASVFVSSVLDASVDAVWEKIRDFNALPEWHPAIADSHIEGGEPSDSVGCIRNFNLHDGGNIREQLLTLSDVTFTCTYSILESPMPVEDYVATLNLTPVTDGNRTYIQWTAEFGCPADEEDELVDFVGNGVFQGGFDSLKRILEK
- a CDS encoding DUF5916 domain-containing protein; translated protein: MKSYLYILFFAVLSGWCEAHEAPADSIRTMTAVRVSSPAPKIDGLLNDPIWQTAPKSSNFRQREPDEGKPATELTTVQVAYDDEAIYFGFMCYDSAPDSIVAPLARKDRWLESDRISLNLDPFHDHRTGAFFVAGPSGWTTDGILFKDTWEDDTWDGVWTARAAIVDSGWSAEYKIPYHVLRFDPKKQYTWGINVTRKISRKREDVRWQWKSPSEPGWVSRFGHLTGIEGIHPKRAFEVIPYLVGRSSFVPKNEAVPSGRDLFGSMGVDMRYGLTSNISINATINPDFGQVEADPSVLNLGVFETFFEERRPFFIEGDAIFKSSGPGIVGIDGPVRLFHSRRIGKRPGRFDTPDDSKTIDKPDGTTILGALKLSGKTGRGLSFGIVDAVTNDEYALIKQARHGQTDSVRSRFRIEPITNFFVGRLQQDLSEGSVLGATVTAMNGKNFDPAYVGSVDGEIKWKDNAYRLFSRITGSRRTDDGRREGGYEYALYFSKFSGTYGGQAYFEARSRHFNVNDLGFMNRANRIQAGWHIYAQIHKPWALAEESGFNINGWQHWNYDGEILRRGLNFNTWHNLKNNYWWNVGINREFSAMNDLLTRGGPMVKRPAGIRYWYGVGSDSRKVVQVNLYGNGERYDGGDKFRNSYTLSFRIRPIPNFTIDFRPKYEKRTHKAQWVKNLDSDNDDDAKKEPTKHNG